The Methanosarcina barkeri str. Wiesmoor DNA segment CTGTGAGCTGTATAATAGGGCCGAGAGCATAATACAAAGAGCATATCATCAGGCTTGTTAGGCAAGAGTTCCTCGGGCTGGACTTTATTCGTTCCTTTATTCGTTCTTATCTATTTTTATCTTTTTTAATTGTCATCTTTTCACGAGTTTTAGCTACTGAATCCTTTAACTATTGAGTCCTGCAGACAAGAAATGTATGCCAAAGTTTAATTAAGGGCAGGCTCTCTAATCCTTTCGATGAAGCCTGAAAAACCGGAACTGCTTGCCCCGGCAGGAGGCCTGGAAGCTTTTATTGCAGCCGTAGAAAATGGGGCAGATGCCGTGTACCTCGGAGCTCGGGCTTTCAGTGCTCGGGGGTATGCCTCAAACTTTTCAGAGAAAGAGCTTGAAGAAGCCGTCGATTATGCTCACCTGAGAGGCGTGAAAGTATATGTAACCGTAAATACGCTACTCAAGGACGAAGAAGTAGAAAATGCCCTCAAGTTGCTTTCCTGGCTGAGAGAAATTGGAACTGACGCAATCATAATTCAGGATCTAGGGCTTATCTCTCTTGCAAGAAAATATCTGCCTGACCTTTCACTGCATGCGAGCACGCAAATGACTTTGCATAATAGCGAAGGGGTTGAATTCGCAAAAAAAATGGGAATAGAGAGGGCTGTGCTCTCAAGGGAATGCTCGCTTGAAGAGATAAAACGAATTAAAGAGAAAACAGAGACTGAAATCGAGGTTTTCATACATGGGGCTCTCTGTATATCCTATTCTGGCCAGTGCCTTTTGAGCAGTCTTATAGGGGGAAGAAGCGGAAACCGTGGTTTCTGTGCCCAGCCGTGCCGTAAAAAATACAGGCTGTACTGCGAAGGGAAACAAATCAAAACAACAGGCAGTTACCTCTTAAGCCCGAAAGACCTTAACACGACTGCAGGCCTTGGAGCCCTTATAAAAACCGGGATTGAATCTTTCAAAATTGAAGGCCGGATGAAAAGGCCGGAATATGTTGCAGGTGTTGTCAGGATTTACCGCCATCTGATTGACAGGTATATTGAAAACCCTGCAGAATATTTCGTTTCCGAAGAAGAGCAGGAAATACTTACCCAGCTTTTTAACAGGGGTTTTACTCAGGGTTACTTTTTTGAAAACCCGCGCTGGGAGCTCATGAACAGGGAAAACCCCCACAACCGTGGAGTTCTGGCAGGTACGGTTACCGGGTATGACAGGCGTTTAAACCGTATCCGCGTGAAACTTTCCCGGCCTCTTCGTCTCGGAGACGGGATAATGGTTGAAAATGCAGAAACCAGGTCAGAAGATAAAGGAAAAATCGTATCCTCAATGTATACCGGAAAAGGTCCAGTATACAGTGCAAGAGTAGGAGATACGGTAGAAATTCCTTTCGATTCAAGGGCACCCTCAGGAAGCACAGTATACAGGACGCATGACAAAAAGCTTATGGATTCCCTTAAAAAAGAAAGTGAGTCAGGAAGCCTGAGGCCTAAAATCCCTGTGTCTATTACGGCAATCATTGAGTCTGGAAGACCTGTCAGGCTTGAGGTAAAAGACAGGGATTCAAATACAGTAATAGTTGAGTCCGGGTATCTTGTCGAGAAAGCCGAAAAGCAGCCAACTTCAAAGGCCCGTATCGAAAAACAACTTTCAAAACTCGGAAACACGATTTTTGAGGCTGCTGAATTTTATGTCAAAATGGAAGAAGATGTTTTTATTCCTGTAGGGCAGTTGAATGAGCTGAGGACAAAAGCAATAGAGCAGCTTGAAAATCTGCGGATTTCCAGGTGGAAGCGGAAACCTCTTGATATTCTACAGTTCTACGACTCTGGAGAAAAGGGATCCAAAGAGAAGGAATCCGTAGAAAAAGAATTCGTAGAAAAGGAATCTGTAGGAAAGGAATCTGTAGGAAAGAAATTCGTAGAAAAAGAATCCATAGGAAAAGAATCCGTAGAAAAGGTGGGACAGGAAGCCAAAAAAACTATTCAAGAGCGCCTTTCTACATATCCATTGCTCTCAGTTTCCGTGTATTCCCTTGAAGGGCTCGAAGGAGCACTCGCAGGTGGAGCCGATAGGATTTATTTCGGCGAAGGGCTTTTTAGAAAGCCGAAAAAAACAGAGCAAGAAAATGGATCGGCAAAGGGACCTGACGCAGTTTTTGAGAAAGCAGTATTGGAGACTCAAAAGGCAGGCAAGAATATCTATTTCATTACTCCAAAGCTTGTTAAAGACTCCAGAATGGA contains these protein-coding regions:
- a CDS encoding DUF3656 domain-containing protein, with the protein product MKPEKPELLAPAGGLEAFIAAVENGADAVYLGARAFSARGYASNFSEKELEEAVDYAHLRGVKVYVTVNTLLKDEEVENALKLLSWLREIGTDAIIIQDLGLISLARKYLPDLSLHASTQMTLHNSEGVEFAKKMGIERAVLSRECSLEEIKRIKEKTETEIEVFIHGALCISYSGQCLLSSLIGGRSGNRGFCAQPCRKKYRLYCEGKQIKTTGSYLLSPKDLNTTAGLGALIKTGIESFKIEGRMKRPEYVAGVVRIYRHLIDRYIENPAEYFVSEEEQEILTQLFNRGFTQGYFFENPRWELMNRENPHNRGVLAGTVTGYDRRLNRIRVKLSRPLRLGDGIMVENAETRSEDKGKIVSSMYTGKGPVYSARVGDTVEIPFDSRAPSGSTVYRTHDKKLMDSLKKESESGSLRPKIPVSITAIIESGRPVRLEVKDRDSNTVIVESGYLVEKAEKQPTSKARIEKQLSKLGNTIFEAAEFYVKMEEDVFIPVGQLNELRTKAIEQLENLRISRWKRKPLDILQFYDSGEKGSKEKESVEKEFVEKESVGKESVGKKFVEKESIGKESVEKVGQEAKKTIQERLSTYPLLSVSVYSLEGLEGALAGGADRIYFGEGLFRKPKKTEQENGSAKGPDAVFEKAVLETQKAGKNIYFITPKLVKDSRMESVEKIISRVRKLGADGVLVSNLGTLGLAKTEKIPFIADSPLNIFNSRTFDFILKEGAQMAVISPELTLEELKSIASHGPAECIIYGRLELMESEHCLIGGLLGNNKGQCSAPCRSGKFTLVDEKNYEFPLLMDYECRMHLLNSRSLCMLEYLPEILESGVSSLRVETLGMDNPEEIRKVTRAYRRAIDTYLETGKKGQENCEKLGKGFTTGHYFRGVQ